In one Aromatoleum aromaticum EbN1 genomic region, the following are encoded:
- a CDS encoding acyl-CoA thioesterase, whose product MSDVSTTPVKLPKNRQPALRVMPMPGDLNPAGDVFGGWIMSMVDIAGGIAAHYRARGRCATVAVNAFTFKQPVSVGDLVSFYADVVSVGRTSITVDVQVFAERNPESLFVVKVTEAKLTYVALDDHGNKRPVPPAE is encoded by the coding sequence ATGTCCGATGTTTCAACGACCCCGGTGAAATTGCCGAAGAACCGCCAGCCGGCGCTGCGGGTGATGCCGATGCCGGGGGACCTCAACCCCGCCGGCGACGTATTCGGTGGCTGGATCATGTCGATGGTCGATATCGCGGGCGGCATCGCCGCGCACTACCGCGCGCGCGGCCGCTGTGCGACGGTCGCGGTCAACGCCTTCACGTTCAAGCAGCCGGTTTCGGTCGGCGACCTGGTCAGCTTTTATGCCGACGTGGTGTCGGTCGGGCGCACGTCGATCACCGTCGATGTCCAGGTGTTCGCCGAGCGCAATCCCGAGAGCCTGTTCGTCGTGAAAGTCACCGAGGCGAAGCTGACCTACGTGGCGCTCGACGACCACGGCAACAAGCGACCGGTTCCGCCGGCCGAATGA